The Leclercia sp. S52 genome has a segment encoding these proteins:
- the ybjG gene encoding undecaprenyl-diphosphate phosphatase: protein MLENLNYGLFELINATPASPEWSIKLAIFVAKDLISIVPALIAILWLWGPRKQVGAQRQLVIKIAMALAIGMAASWLLGHLFPHDRPFVDRVGYNFLHHAADDSFPSDHGTAIFTFALAFLLWHRVWSGIVLMLVACAIAWSRVYLGVHWPMDMLGGLMVGLLGCLSAQILWNLFGHALYQRLSQLYRFCFALPIRKGWIRD from the coding sequence ATGTTAGAAAATCTGAACTACGGACTGTTTGAACTGATTAATGCCACGCCTGCTTCACCGGAGTGGAGCATCAAACTGGCCATCTTTGTGGCGAAAGACCTGATCAGCATTGTCCCGGCGCTGATTGCGATCCTCTGGCTGTGGGGGCCGCGCAAGCAGGTGGGTGCCCAGCGTCAGCTGGTGATTAAAATCGCCATGGCGCTGGCGATCGGCATGGCCGCTTCCTGGCTGCTGGGTCATCTGTTCCCTCACGATCGCCCGTTTGTCGATCGCGTCGGCTATAACTTCCTGCACCACGCCGCCGACGACTCCTTCCCGAGCGATCATGGCACCGCTATTTTCACCTTTGCCCTGGCGTTCCTGCTCTGGCACCGGGTCTGGTCTGGAATCGTATTGATGCTCGTGGCCTGCGCCATCGCCTGGTCCCGCGTCTATCTTGGGGTCCACTGGCCGATGGATATGCTGGGCGGACTGATGGTCGGGCTGCTGGGCTGCCTGAGCGCGCAGATCCTGTGGAACCTGTTCGGTCACGCGCTCTACCAGCGCCTCTCGCAGCTGTACCGCTTCTGCTTTGCCCTGCCGATCCGCAAAGGCTGGATACGTGACTAA
- a CDS encoding phosphatase PAP2 family protein yields the protein MTQIASASELSKLKTSKTKALYRLPVRFYGYQLIVLLVLAGLFTWLARDETLDRLLTGYWFDAASQHFPLQRNALLDLLNHRLAKYVTIAVAAGTLLYGAYKRSPRLVTAALLMGLGTAVVGILKAISHHSCPWDLVEYGGKALAYPLFDAAPLGSGPGRCFPGGHSSSGFMVMGLFFAFWRERPRLAWGMVVAGAVLGLVMGYGQVMRGAHFFSHNLWAGWWVWFSQVVAWGLISTWFAKE from the coding sequence ATGACACAAATCGCCTCCGCTTCAGAATTGTCTAAGTTAAAGACTTCTAAGACAAAAGCCCTTTACCGCTTACCGGTTCGTTTTTATGGTTACCAGCTTATTGTGCTGCTGGTTCTGGCCGGGCTTTTTACCTGGCTTGCGCGGGATGAAACCCTCGACAGGCTGCTGACGGGCTACTGGTTTGACGCCGCGAGCCAGCACTTTCCGCTGCAGCGAAACGCGCTGCTGGATCTGCTCAATCATCGTCTGGCGAAATACGTGACCATTGCCGTGGCGGCCGGAACGCTGCTTTACGGCGCGTACAAACGCAGTCCGCGATTAGTCACGGCGGCGCTGCTGATGGGGCTGGGCACGGCGGTGGTGGGCATCCTGAAGGCCATCAGCCATCACAGCTGCCCCTGGGATCTGGTGGAGTACGGCGGCAAAGCGCTGGCGTATCCCCTGTTTGACGCGGCTCCCCTCGGTAGCGGCCCTGGCCGCTGCTTCCCGGGAGGCCACTCCTCAAGCGGCTTTATGGTGATGGGGCTGTTCTTCGCCTTCTGGCGCGAGCGTCCACGCCTGGCCTGGGGAATGGTGGTCGCCGGTGCCGTGCTCGGCCTGGTCATGGGCTATGGCCAGGTGATGCGCGGGGCACATTTCTTCTCGCACAACCTGTGGGCAGGTTGGTGGGTGTGGTTTTCACAGGTGGTGGCCTGGGGCCTGATTTCCACCTGGTTTGCAAAAGAGTAA
- a CDS encoding Cof-type HAD-IIB family hydrolase, producing the protein MSVKLIAVDMDGTFLNDAKQYNRARFLRQYAQMKEQGIRFVVASGNQYYQLISFFPEIADEIAFVAENGGWVVNAGQDVYNGELTQDQFATVAEFLCAIPEVEVIACGKGSAYTLKHYGEAFHDLAAKYYHRLEKVENFENFNDIFFKFGLNVPDDEIPRIQAMIHEKLSDIMVPVTTGHGSIDLILPGIHKANGLRLLQEVWGIDNSEVVAFGDSGNDVEMLTQAGFSFAMANARDHIKAVARYEAPHNNDEGVLAVIDRVLNREAPFD; encoded by the coding sequence ATGAGCGTTAAACTGATTGCGGTTGATATGGATGGTACCTTCCTGAACGATGCGAAGCAGTACAATCGCGCGCGTTTTCTGCGCCAGTACGCGCAGATGAAGGAACAGGGTATACGGTTTGTGGTTGCCAGCGGCAACCAGTACTACCAGCTGATCTCCTTTTTCCCGGAGATCGCCGATGAGATCGCCTTTGTCGCCGAAAACGGCGGCTGGGTGGTGAACGCCGGGCAGGATGTCTACAACGGCGAGCTGACCCAGGACCAGTTCGCCACCGTGGCGGAGTTTCTCTGCGCCATTCCGGAAGTGGAAGTCATCGCCTGCGGTAAAGGCAGTGCCTATACCCTGAAGCACTATGGCGAAGCCTTCCATGATCTCGCCGCCAAATATTATCACCGGCTGGAAAAGGTGGAGAACTTCGAGAACTTCAACGACATCTTCTTTAAATTTGGGTTGAACGTGCCGGATGACGAAATTCCGCGCATTCAGGCGATGATCCACGAGAAGCTGAGCGACATTATGGTGCCGGTTACCACCGGGCACGGCAGTATCGATCTGATCCTGCCGGGGATCCACAAAGCCAACGGTCTGCGTCTCCTGCAGGAAGTATGGGGCATCGACAACAGCGAAGTGGTCGCCTTTGGCGACAGCGGCAACGACGTGGAGATGCTGACCCAGGCCGGGTTTAGCTTTGCGATGGCAAACGCCCGGGATCACATCAAGGCGGTTGCCCGCTATGAAGCGCCGCACAATAACGACGAAGGGGTGCTGGCGGTGATTGACCGCGTGTTGAACCGGGAGGCCCCGTTCGATTAA
- a CDS encoding MFS transporter yields the protein MTVISPRKLLQRRLWALFMFFFIPGLLMASWATRTPAIRDILSVSTAEMGIVLFGLSIGSMSGILCSAWLVKRFGTRTVIRTTMCCAIVGMILLSVALWFASPLAFALGLTVFGGSFGAAEVAINVEGATIEREMNKTVLPMMHGFYSLGTLAGAGIGMALTASGIAATTHILLAALVCIAPVLLGITAIPDGNGRNLAGEAKSGEKGLPFYRDMQLMLIGVVVLAMAFAEGSANDWLPLLMVDGHGFSPTSGSLIYAGFTLGMTVGRFTGGWFIDRYSRVTVVRASALLGGLGIALIIFVDVDWVAGVSVVLWGLGASLGFPLTISAASDTGPDAPGRVSVVATTGYLAFLVGPPLLGFLGEHYGLRSAMLVVLGLVMIAALVARAVAKPDSQAKSAMENGYER from the coding sequence ATGACCGTCATCTCACCGCGCAAACTTCTGCAACGCCGCCTGTGGGCGCTGTTTATGTTCTTCTTTATCCCCGGCCTGTTAATGGCCTCCTGGGCCACGCGCACCCCCGCCATCCGCGACATTCTGTCGGTCTCGACGGCGGAAATGGGCATCGTGTTATTTGGCCTGTCGATAGGCTCGATGAGCGGCATTCTCTGTTCCGCCTGGCTGGTTAAGCGCTTCGGCACCCGGACCGTGATCCGCACCACCATGTGCTGCGCCATTGTGGGTATGATCCTCCTCAGCGTTGCGCTGTGGTTCGCCTCCCCGCTGGCGTTTGCCCTCGGGCTGACCGTGTTTGGCGGCAGTTTTGGCGCGGCGGAAGTGGCGATCAACGTCGAAGGCGCGACCATCGAGCGGGAGATGAACAAAACCGTGCTGCCGATGATGCACGGGTTTTACAGCCTCGGCACCCTGGCCGGTGCCGGGATCGGCATGGCCCTGACCGCCTCCGGTATCGCCGCTACAACCCATATCCTGCTGGCCGCGCTGGTCTGTATCGCCCCGGTTCTGCTGGGGATCACCGCCATCCCGGACGGCAACGGCAGGAACCTCGCGGGTGAAGCTAAATCGGGTGAAAAAGGGCTCCCCTTCTATCGCGATATGCAGCTGATGCTGATTGGTGTGGTGGTGCTGGCAATGGCCTTTGCCGAAGGATCAGCAAATGACTGGCTGCCGCTGCTGATGGTGGACGGCCACGGCTTCAGCCCGACCTCCGGCTCGCTGATTTACGCCGGGTTTACGCTGGGCATGACCGTCGGGCGCTTTACCGGCGGCTGGTTTATCGACCGCTACAGCCGCGTGACGGTGGTTCGTGCCAGCGCCCTGCTGGGCGGCCTGGGCATTGCCCTGATTATTTTTGTCGATGTCGACTGGGTGGCCGGCGTGTCGGTGGTGCTGTGGGGGCTTGGCGCCTCGCTCGGCTTCCCGCTGACCATCTCGGCGGCCAGCGACACCGGCCCGGACGCGCCGGGGCGCGTGAGCGTGGTGGCCACCACCGGCTATCTCGCCTTCCTGGTGGGCCCGCCGCTGCTCGGCTTCCTCGGGGAGCACTACGGCTTACGCAGCGCCATGCTGGTGGTCTTAGGATTAGTGATGATTGCCGCTCTGGTCGCCAGGGCGGTTGCCAAACCGGATTCGCAGGCTAAATCGGCCATGGAGAATGGATATGAGCGTTAA
- a CDS encoding TetR family transcriptional regulator, with product MNRRPNDPQRRERILQATLDTIAEHGLNAVTHRKIASCAGVPLGSMTYYFSGMDALLEEAFTWFTQQMSVQYREFFAGVTGPEMACEAITTLIYSSQVTTPHNMELMYQLYAFMNRSASLKTVMQDWMKTSQTTLEQWFDPVTARALDAFIEGMTLHFVTDRQPLTREALRVMVGRIAGEG from the coding sequence ATGAACAGACGACCCAACGATCCGCAACGGCGGGAACGGATATTGCAGGCCACCCTCGACACCATCGCTGAGCATGGCCTCAACGCTGTCACCCATCGCAAAATCGCCAGCTGCGCCGGGGTGCCGCTGGGGTCGATGACCTACTATTTTTCCGGGATGGATGCGCTGCTCGAAGAGGCTTTCACCTGGTTTACGCAGCAGATGTCGGTGCAGTATCGCGAGTTTTTTGCCGGAGTCACCGGGCCGGAGATGGCCTGCGAGGCGATCACAACCCTGATTTACAGCTCCCAGGTCACCACGCCGCACAATATGGAATTGATGTACCAGCTTTATGCCTTTATGAACCGCAGCGCCTCGTTAAAAACCGTGATGCAGGACTGGATGAAAACCAGCCAGACGACGCTGGAGCAGTGGTTTGACCCGGTTACCGCCCGCGCCCTGGACGCGTTTATCGAAGGGATGACGCTGCATTTTGTCACCGACCGCCAGCCGCTCACGCGGGAAGCGTTGCGGGTGATGGTGGGCAGGATAGCGGGGGAGGGATAA
- a CDS encoding acyltransferase family protein, with amino-acid sequence MNLTSIKPRYDWVDAMKFLGISAIYLGHLGAFAGKLYPFVFSFHVPLFFFAAGFFSKHKSKVNFIQFVVSKGQRLLLPYFVFAFMTLIISSLGAGISFGALKQSVIEIIFGIRNAPAVGSLWFINCLFTIFIIDFIFSRITSNPVVLLIISLIAYVLSQTVLGHNPLVDPKWIFNVDSALAYWWSLAAGRCLFNTLQNSKAFSKSVSGAVLFTVLAIITAYQLFNSSSLFLAVLQKIQPSLLSYAAIGMFNNIFTTLSLILMCVFIAKGICESNYVVSVGKNTLNICGLEYITKALIPLFIGLLGLQFTIPNPLAAVIYACICIYIAHRIGVWLSDIVRGPFVIK; translated from the coding sequence ATGAATCTGACAAGTATTAAACCCAGATATGATTGGGTAGATGCCATGAAGTTCTTAGGGATATCTGCAATATATTTGGGGCATTTAGGTGCATTCGCAGGAAAACTTTATCCTTTTGTATTTAGTTTCCATGTCCCCCTGTTTTTCTTTGCCGCTGGATTTTTTTCTAAGCATAAATCAAAAGTTAATTTTATTCAGTTTGTGGTCAGTAAAGGGCAACGACTTCTTCTGCCATACTTTGTTTTTGCCTTCATGACGCTGATCATCTCGTCTCTTGGCGCAGGCATCAGTTTTGGCGCATTAAAACAGAGCGTTATTGAGATTATTTTTGGCATTAGAAACGCCCCCGCAGTAGGCAGTCTGTGGTTTATTAATTGTCTGTTTACTATTTTCATCATTGATTTTATTTTTTCCAGAATTACGTCAAATCCTGTCGTGCTGTTAATCATCTCGCTAATAGCATATGTCTTATCACAAACTGTTTTGGGGCATAATCCCTTAGTCGATCCGAAATGGATTTTTAATGTCGACTCAGCGTTAGCATACTGGTGGTCTCTCGCGGCCGGGAGATGCTTATTTAACACATTGCAGAACAGTAAGGCATTTTCGAAATCTGTTTCCGGCGCTGTGTTATTTACAGTATTAGCGATTATCACTGCGTATCAGCTTTTCAATTCCAGCTCGCTGTTTTTAGCTGTTTTACAGAAAATCCAGCCATCCCTTTTAAGCTATGCTGCTATTGGCATGTTTAATAATATATTCACGACACTATCTTTAATTTTGATGTGCGTTTTTATTGCTAAAGGTATTTGCGAGTCAAATTATGTTGTTAGCGTAGGAAAGAACACGTTAAACATCTGTGGGCTTGAATACATTACAAAAGCGTTGATTCCTTTATTCATAGGTTTGCTGGGCTTGCAATTTACTATCCCAAATCCCCTGGCGGCCGTTATTTACGCGTGCATCTGCATCTACATCGCACACAGAATTGGCGTGTGGCTATCAGACATCGTGCGCGGCCCGTTTGTCATCAAATAA
- a CDS encoding DUF2239 family protein: MTNITLTAFSQQRQIAHGILSELLQQIQSANIQHESVFIFNDRSGKRLDIHVQGDIGTTLAVYPELAETPVVKTRGRPKLGVSAKEVTLLPRHWEWLATQPGGASATLRRLIDQARKSGEVADNKRQRHDRAYHFMYEIAGDLPDYEASLRALFADDEAAFTACIGNWPQDIRQYALRLAFGKEQQGD; encoded by the coding sequence ATGACGAATATCACCCTCACTGCTTTCTCTCAGCAGCGGCAGATTGCCCACGGGATACTGAGCGAACTGTTACAGCAGATCCAATCCGCTAACATTCAGCATGAAAGCGTTTTCATTTTTAACGATCGCAGCGGTAAACGTCTCGATATCCACGTTCAGGGCGACATCGGGACGACCCTGGCGGTTTACCCGGAGCTGGCAGAGACGCCTGTAGTAAAAACCCGCGGACGGCCGAAACTGGGCGTTTCGGCAAAAGAGGTGACATTGCTGCCGCGGCACTGGGAGTGGTTAGCCACCCAACCCGGCGGCGCTTCCGCCACCTTGCGCAGGCTTATCGACCAGGCGAGAAAATCCGGGGAAGTGGCGGATAACAAGCGCCAGCGTCACGATCGCGCCTACCACTTTATGTACGAAATTGCGGGGGATCTGCCTGACTACGAGGCTAGCCTGCGCGCGCTCTTTGCTGACGATGAGGCGGCGTTTACGGCCTGTATCGGCAACTGGCCGCAGGATATTCGCCAGTACGCGCTACGGCTGGCGTTTGGTAAGGAACAGCAGGGCGACTAA
- a CDS encoding polyprenyl synthetase family protein, whose protein sequence is MTLSHEDDVKMLLSAFERRLEHLLPEGAQEGQVYAAMREATLVAGKRMRPLLLLLAATDMGYKTEQTGLLDLACAIEMVHVASLILDDMPCMDNAMLRRGRPTVHYQYGENVAILAAVALLSHAFCVISRAASLTHEAKARAIAELSASVGHMGLVQGQFRDLNGARQSRNADEILLTNELKTSSLFNATLQLAAIAADAPPQVSERLRFFARDLGQAFQLIDDLTDGSNANGKDPHQDKDKSTLVAVLGAESVFLRLREHVRSADQHIATACQPGNTARYYVHAWFEKQLTLISQSLSLSLSECQ, encoded by the coding sequence ATGACCCTTAGTCATGAAGATGATGTAAAAATGCTGCTGTCTGCGTTTGAACGGCGTCTGGAACACCTTTTGCCTGAAGGCGCGCAGGAGGGTCAGGTCTATGCGGCCATGCGTGAAGCCACGCTTGTCGCCGGCAAGCGAATGCGCCCTCTGTTGCTGCTGCTGGCAGCGACGGATATGGGCTACAAAACAGAGCAGACCGGCCTTCTGGATCTGGCCTGTGCAATTGAGATGGTCCACGTCGCCTCCCTGATCCTCGACGACATGCCCTGCATGGACAATGCCATGCTCAGACGCGGGCGGCCGACGGTTCATTATCAGTACGGTGAAAACGTCGCGATACTGGCGGCGGTAGCGCTGCTGAGCCACGCTTTTTGCGTGATTTCACGCGCGGCTTCACTGACGCACGAGGCAAAAGCGCGGGCGATTGCTGAGCTTTCGGCCTCGGTGGGGCACATGGGGCTGGTGCAGGGGCAATTTCGCGATCTGAATGGGGCGCGGCAGAGCCGCAATGCGGATGAGATCCTGCTGACCAACGAGCTGAAAACCAGCAGCCTGTTCAACGCCACCCTGCAGCTGGCGGCCATCGCGGCCGACGCCCCGCCTCAGGTGAGCGAACGTCTGCGCTTTTTCGCCCGCGATCTTGGCCAGGCCTTCCAGCTGATCGATGACCTGACGGACGGCTCAAATGCCAACGGCAAAGATCCCCATCAGGATAAAGATAAATCGACCCTGGTCGCGGTGCTCGGGGCTGAAAGCGTGTTCCTGCGGCTGCGCGAGCATGTGCGCAGCGCCGATCAGCATATCGCCACCGCCTGTCAGCCGGGAAACACCGCCCGCTACTATGTTCACGCCTGGTTTGAAAAACAGCTGACGCTTATCAGTCAGAGCCTGTCGTTATCCCTGTCGGAGTGTCAATGA
- the fni gene encoding type 2 isopentenyl-diphosphate Delta-isomerase → MHLDDIDLTTRLFGRTLNAPLLISSMTGGTRRASQINQHLALAAQALGLAMGVGSQRVALESEANYGLTRELRSFAPDVVLMANLGAAQIAGRQGLDYARRAVETLAADALIIHLNPLQEALQHGGDRNWRGVIDAIHQTVEALHVPVVVKEVGNGISVPVARQLAAAGVAMLDVAGAGGTSWAAVEGERAVTAHDRAVAMAFADWGIPTATALQDLHQALPDMPLVASGGIANGIEVAKAIRLGASLVGQAAGVLQSALVSSEAVIDHFQVIVDQLRVACFCTGSANLAQLRQATLVAQT, encoded by the coding sequence CTGCATCTTGATGATATCGATCTCACGACCAGGCTGTTTGGCCGTACCCTGAACGCGCCGCTGCTGATCAGTTCCATGACCGGCGGCACCCGCCGGGCGAGCCAGATCAATCAGCATCTGGCCCTTGCCGCGCAGGCACTGGGGCTGGCGATGGGGGTGGGTTCCCAGCGCGTGGCGCTGGAGAGCGAGGCGAACTATGGCCTGACGCGGGAACTGCGATCCTTTGCCCCGGACGTGGTGCTGATGGCCAACCTCGGCGCCGCGCAAATCGCCGGTCGGCAGGGGCTCGACTATGCCCGACGGGCCGTAGAGACGCTCGCGGCAGACGCGCTGATTATCCACCTCAACCCGCTGCAGGAGGCGCTGCAGCACGGCGGGGATCGCAACTGGCGCGGGGTTATCGACGCCATTCATCAGACCGTCGAGGCGCTGCACGTCCCGGTGGTAGTCAAAGAGGTGGGCAATGGGATTTCGGTACCGGTTGCCCGGCAGCTGGCCGCGGCGGGGGTGGCGATGCTCGATGTCGCCGGTGCCGGTGGCACCAGCTGGGCGGCGGTAGAGGGCGAACGCGCCGTCACCGCACACGACCGGGCGGTGGCGATGGCCTTTGCCGACTGGGGGATCCCCACCGCCACGGCATTGCAGGATCTGCATCAGGCGCTGCCCGACATGCCGCTGGTGGCCTCGGGCGGGATCGCCAACGGCATCGAGGTGGCCAAAGCCATCCGCCTGGGTGCCAGCCTGGTAGGGCAGGCGGCCGGGGTGCTGCAAAGCGCTTTAGTCTCCAGCGAGGCGGTCATTGACCATTTTCAGGTGATCGTCGACCAGCTGCGCGTCGCCTGTTTCTGCACCGGCAGCGCCAACCTGGCGCAGCTGCGTCAGGCCACGCTGGTAGCACAAACCTGA